AGATAAGAGTAAAAAAGAAAAGGAAATAACGGTCATGCTTGATTGGTACCCAAATGCGGTACACAGCTTTATTTATGCAGCAATTGAAAAAGGCTACTTTAAAGAAGAAGGGGTAAAGGTGAATATTAAATTCCCTTCTAATCCGACTGATCCATTAACGTTAGCAGCTGCAGGAAAAGTAACGGTTGGCTTATATTATCAGCCAGATGTTGTCATGGCAAAAGCAAACGAACAAATTCCAGTGAAATCAATTGGAGCTGTCGTACGTTCACCATTAAATCATGTCGTATCACTGAAGTCAGCAGGCATTCAATCACCAAAAGATTTAGAGGGGAAAACAGTTGGATATTCTGGAACACCTTTAAGTGAGATGTATTTAAAAACGATGGTAAAAGAGGCTGGTGGTAATCCAGATACAGTGAAAGTAGTTGATGTTGGCTTTGATTTAGTACCAGCATTAATTACGAAAAAAGTGGATGCGGTAACAGGGGCATACATTAACCATGAAGTACCTGTTATGCGTCATGAAGGTCATGAGCCAGCATACTTTAATCCAGCAGATTATGGTGTACCGAATTATCATGAGCTTGTATTTGTAACAGGTGATAAAACGTTGAAGAAAGATAAAGAAGCGTTGCAAGCTTTCTTACGTGGCACGAAAAAGGGCTATGATTTCATGAAGAAAAATCCAGATGAAGCATTAAATATTTTATTAAATCATCAAGAAAAAGAAAACTTCCCGCTTGTACCAGAAGTTGAAAAAGAAAGTATGAAAATTTTATTAGAGAAGATGGAAACGAAAGATGAGCCATTCTTATCAGATTCAAAAGAATCATGGGAGAAACAAAATAAATGGCTGAAAGATAAAGGAATGACGAAAGAAATCGTTCCAGCCGATGAGTTATTCGAAAACATTTTAAAGTAGGCGAATGAATATGAGAAATGAGCTTCATGTAATCTCAAATGGTCACATGTCATTCGAAGAGTTAGTGAATGTAGCGATGCAAATTGAAAGTGAAATTGATTATTTGCATATTCGTGAGCGTGAGAAAAGTACGAAGGAATTGTATGAAGGTGTGGAAAGTCTTTTGAAGAAAGGCTTTCCTGCATCGAAAATAGTGATAAATGATCGAATTGATATTGCTATTTTATTAAACATTCCGCGCGTGCAGCTAGGATATCGAAGCGCAGATGTAAGGTCAGTGAAAGAAAAGTTTTCTTATTTGCATGTCGGTTATTCTGTGCATTCTTTAGAAGAGGCGATTGATGCATTTAAGAATGGAGCGGATTCACTTGTCTATGGTCATGTATTTCCGACAGATTGTAAAAAAGGTGTGCCAGCGAGAGGGCTTGAAGAAATTTCAGACATTGCAAAGTGTTTATCCATACCGATTACAGCGATTGGAGGAATCAATCCGGAAAACACTGTAGATGTTCTTACTAACGGCGTCAGTGGGATTGCTGTTATGTCTGGGATTATAAGTAGTAGTAACCCGTATAGCAAAGCGAAATCTTATAAGGAATCAATAAGAAAGTGGGCGGAAAAACATGTGTAAGAAGTATGATGTAGCGATAATTGGCGGTGGTGTAATTGGTAGTTCAGTTGCACATTTTCTAGCAGAAAGAGGATATAAAGTAGCGATTGTAGAGAAGCAAAGAATTGCATCTGAAGCCTCGAAAGCAGCTGCTGGTTTACTTGGGGTTCAGGCAGAATGGGATGAATATGATCCGCTATTTGAACTTGCTAGAGAAAGCCGTGCTATATTTCCACAACTTGCAGAAGTTTTACGTGAAAAAACAGGAATCGATATTGGGTATGAAGAGAAAGGCATTTATCGAATTGCTCAAAATGAAGATGAGAAGGAAAGAATTCTTCACATTATGGATTGGCAGCAGAAAACAGGTGAAGATTCTTACTTTTTAACGGGAGATCGTTTACGAGAGAAAGAGCCGTATCTATCTGAGTCAATTATAGGGGCTGTATATTATCCAAAAGATGGTCATGTTATTGCACCAGAGCTTACAAAAGCATTCGCACATTCCGCATCATTTTCGGGCGCTGATATATATGAACAGACAGAAGTGTTTGATATTCGTATTGAAAATAATAAAGTGACTGGAATTGTGACAAGCGAAGGTAGTATCACTTGTGAGAAAGTGGTTATCGCGGGTGGCTCATGGAGTACGAAGTTACTAGGTTATTTTCACCGCGAATGGGGTACATATCCAGTTAAAGGAGAAGTAGTAGCGGTAAGAAGTAGAAAACCACTTTTAAAGGCGCCTATTTTTCAAGAAAGATTTTACATTGCACCAAAGCGCGGCGGACGTTACGTAATTGGAGCAACGATGAAGCCCCATACGTTTCATAAAACGGTGCAACCAGAAAGTATTACTTCTATATTAGAGCGTGCGTATACAATATTGCCAGCTTTAAAAGAAGCGGAATGGGAAAGTGCATGGGCAGGATTAAGACCACAATCGAATCATGAAGCTCCTTATATGGGAGAGCATGAAGAAATAAAAGGTTTATATGCTTGTACGGGCCATTATCGAAACGGTATTTTATTAAGCCCTGTTTCTGGTCAGTATATGGCGGATTTAATAGAAGGAAAGCAGGAGAATCACTTGCTAGATTTATTGCTTTCTAAAACAGTTTAGAAAGGGGATGGAAGTTTGAATTTAAAAATTAATGGTAATCAAATTGAAGTGCCAGAGAGTGTAAAAACAGTAGCTGAGCTACTTACACATTTAGAGTTGGAAAACAGAATTGTTGTAGTAGAGCGTAATAAAGATATTTTACAAAAAGATGATCATACAGATACATCTGTTTTTGATGGAGACCAAATTGAGATTGTAACTTTCGTAGGAGGCGGTTGATTATGTTAAACATTGGACCATTTTCATTTCATTCTAGACTTTTATTAGGAACAGGAAAATTCCCTGATTTTGATGTACAGCAAAAGGCAATTGATGTATCTGAGGCTGAGGTTTTAACGTTCGCAGTACGCCGTATGGATATATTCGATGCAAAGCAGCCTAATTTATTAGAGAAACTTGATGTGAAAAAATATAAGTTATTACCAAATACAGCCGGAGCAAAAAATGCTGAAGAAGCTGTTCGTATTGCAAAATTAGCAAAAGCTTCAGGGCTTTGCGACATGATTAAAGTAGAAGTTATTGGTGATGATAGAACGTTATTATCTGATCCAGTAGAAACGTTAAAGGCATCTGAAATGTTACTAGAAGAAGGGTTTATCGTACTTCCGTATACATCTGATGATGTTGTATTAGCACGTAAATTACAAGAACTAGGTGTGCATGCAATTATGCCAGGAGCATCCCCAATCGGTTCAGGGCTTGGTATTGTAAATCCGTTAAATTTAAGCTTCATTATTGAACAAGCGACAGTACCAGTTATCGTTGATGCTGGTATCGGTAGCCCAGCTGATGCAGCATTTGCGATGGAATTAGGAGCGGATGGTGTGTTATTAAATACTGCTGTGTCAGGAGCAAAAGATCCTATTAAAATGGCGCAGGCAATGAAATTAGGTATTGAAGCAGGACGTTTAGGATTTGAGGCAGGTCGTATTGCACGTAAACGTTGTGCAACAGCAAGTAGTCCTTTAGAAGGAATGAGTGTAGTTGAATAATCGATATTCTCGCCAAGAATTATTTTCTCCAATTGGAGAAGACGGGCAACGAAAAATAAGAGAAAAACATGTACTTATTATCGGTGCAGGTGCATTAGGTAGTGCAAATGCAGAGATGTTTGTAAGAGCTGGTGTAGGCACAGTAACGATTGTTGACCGGGATTATGTCGATTGGAGTAATTTACAAAGGCAGCAATTGTACGCAGAGAGTGATGTGGAAAATAATCTTCCGAAGGCTGTAGCGGCAAAGAAACGTCTAGAAGAGATTAATCGTGAAGTAAGAGTAGAAGCTCTCGTTCAAGACGTAACGGCTGAGGAATTAGAAGAACTCGTTACAAACGTTAATGTAATTATTGATGCAACTGATAATTTCGAAACGCGTTTCATTGTAAATGATATAGCGCAAAAACATTCTATTCCATGGATTTACGGAGCATGTGTAGGGAGTTACGGCCTTTCTTACACAATTCTTCCTAGTAAAACGCCATGTTTATCTTGTTTATTACAATCGATTCCGCTTGGCGGGGCGACATGTGATACAGCGGGAATTATATCACCTGCTGTATCTCTCGTCGTTTCTCATCAAGTAACGGAAGCTCTTAAACTGTTAGTAGAAGATTACGAATCGCTTCGAGATGGACTTGTATCGTTTGATGTATGGAAGAATGAATATTCATGTATGAATGTGCAAAAGCTTCGTAAGCACAATTGTCCTTCGTGTGGAGAGAATGCATTGTATCCGTATTTAAATAAAGATAATACATCGAAAACAGCAGTGTTATGCGGGAGAAATACAGTTCAAATTAGACCACCTCATAAAGAGGAAATAGATTTTGAACGATACAAAGAACTGCTGAATGATCGTGTGCATGATTTAAATGTAAATCCATATTTATTATCATTTTCTGTGGAAGAAAAGAAATTAGTTGCTTTTAAAGATGGTCGTGTACTTGTACATGGAACGAAGGATATAAGCGAAGCAAAAACAATTTATCATCGCTATTTTGGATAGAAAAGGATGAGTGGGATGAAAGTAAATAAAGCTTTAACAATTGCAGGATCTGATAGTGGCGGCGGTGCCGGCATTCAAGCAGATTTAAAAACATTCCAAGAGCTTGGTGTGTATGGGATGACGGCTATTACGGCAATTACTGCTCAAAACACGCTTGGCGTTCAAGGGGTATATCCAGTTTCGTTAGAAGGTATTACGGAACAGTTGAATTCAATTGGTACGGATTTAACACCAGATGCTGTGAAACTAGGAATGTTATTTAACAGCGAAATTATTCAAATTGTAGCAGAATATATTAATAAGTTTGGCTGGAATAATATTGTACTAGACCCTGTTATGATTGCTAAGGGCGGTGCATCATTATTACAACAAGAAGCAGTACAAGCATTAAAAGAATATTTATTACCAGTAGCAACTGTTATCACGCCGAATGTTCCAGAAGCAGAAGTGTTAACTGGGCTGGAAATTCATAACGTTGAAGATAGTAAAGAAGCTGCAAAAGTACTGCATGAATTAGGTGCGAAATATGTACTTATGAAGGGCGGACATGCAGAATATCAAGGTAATGAAGTAATTGATTTACTCTTTGATGGAGAAAAGTTTAT
This Bacillus paramycoides DNA region includes the following protein-coding sequences:
- a CDS encoding ABC transporter substrate-binding protein, with the translated sequence MKLLKRIFVFTLLVAMIAGCSSNSASDKSKKEKEITVMLDWYPNAVHSFIYAAIEKGYFKEEGVKVNIKFPSNPTDPLTLAAAGKVTVGLYYQPDVVMAKANEQIPVKSIGAVVRSPLNHVVSLKSAGIQSPKDLEGKTVGYSGTPLSEMYLKTMVKEAGGNPDTVKVVDVGFDLVPALITKKVDAVTGAYINHEVPVMRHEGHEPAYFNPADYGVPNYHELVFVTGDKTLKKDKEALQAFLRGTKKGYDFMKKNPDEALNILLNHQEKENFPLVPEVEKESMKILLEKMETKDEPFLSDSKESWEKQNKWLKDKGMTKEIVPADELFENILK
- the tenI gene encoding thiazole tautomerase TenI, producing the protein MRNELHVISNGHMSFEELVNVAMQIESEIDYLHIREREKSTKELYEGVESLLKKGFPASKIVINDRIDIAILLNIPRVQLGYRSADVRSVKEKFSYLHVGYSVHSLEEAIDAFKNGADSLVYGHVFPTDCKKGVPARGLEEISDIAKCLSIPITAIGGINPENTVDVLTNGVSGIAVMSGIISSSNPYSKAKSYKESIRKWAEKHV
- the thiO gene encoding glycine oxidase ThiO, coding for MCKKYDVAIIGGGVIGSSVAHFLAERGYKVAIVEKQRIASEASKAAAGLLGVQAEWDEYDPLFELARESRAIFPQLAEVLREKTGIDIGYEEKGIYRIAQNEDEKERILHIMDWQQKTGEDSYFLTGDRLREKEPYLSESIIGAVYYPKDGHVIAPELTKAFAHSASFSGADIYEQTEVFDIRIENNKVTGIVTSEGSITCEKVVIAGGSWSTKLLGYFHREWGTYPVKGEVVAVRSRKPLLKAPIFQERFYIAPKRGGRYVIGATMKPHTFHKTVQPESITSILERAYTILPALKEAEWESAWAGLRPQSNHEAPYMGEHEEIKGLYACTGHYRNGILLSPVSGQYMADLIEGKQENHLLDLLLSKTV
- the thiS gene encoding sulfur carrier protein ThiS, with translation MNLKINGNQIEVPESVKTVAELLTHLELENRIVVVERNKDILQKDDHTDTSVFDGDQIEIVTFVGGG
- the thiG gene encoding thiazole synthase → MLNIGPFSFHSRLLLGTGKFPDFDVQQKAIDVSEAEVLTFAVRRMDIFDAKQPNLLEKLDVKKYKLLPNTAGAKNAEEAVRIAKLAKASGLCDMIKVEVIGDDRTLLSDPVETLKASEMLLEEGFIVLPYTSDDVVLARKLQELGVHAIMPGASPIGSGLGIVNPLNLSFIIEQATVPVIVDAGIGSPADAAFAMELGADGVLLNTAVSGAKDPIKMAQAMKLGIEAGRLGFEAGRIARKRCATASSPLEGMSVVE
- the thiF gene encoding thiazole biosynthesis adenylyltransferase ThiF; the encoded protein is MNNRYSRQELFSPIGEDGQRKIREKHVLIIGAGALGSANAEMFVRAGVGTVTIVDRDYVDWSNLQRQQLYAESDVENNLPKAVAAKKRLEEINREVRVEALVQDVTAEELEELVTNVNVIIDATDNFETRFIVNDIAQKHSIPWIYGACVGSYGLSYTILPSKTPCLSCLLQSIPLGGATCDTAGIISPAVSLVVSHQVTEALKLLVEDYESLRDGLVSFDVWKNEYSCMNVQKLRKHNCPSCGENALYPYLNKDNTSKTAVLCGRNTVQIRPPHKEEIDFERYKELLNDRVHDLNVNPYLLSFSVEEKKLVAFKDGRVLVHGTKDISEAKTIYHRYFG
- the thiD gene encoding bifunctional hydroxymethylpyrimidine kinase/phosphomethylpyrimidine kinase, which encodes MSGMKVNKALTIAGSDSGGGAGIQADLKTFQELGVYGMTAITAITAQNTLGVQGVYPVSLEGITEQLNSIGTDLTPDAVKLGMLFNSEIIQIVAEYINKFGWNNIVLDPVMIAKGGASLLQQEAVQALKEYLLPVATVITPNVPEAEVLTGLEIHNVEDSKEAAKVLHELGAKYVLMKGGHAEYQGNEVIDLLFDGEKFIEFRSERIPSKQTHGSGCTFASAVTAGLAKGYSMEEAVQEAKRFISIAIEEPLNIGSGHGPTNHFAYKLNKA